The genomic DNA ATCGGGGATACGCGGCTTGGATGTCACGTCGGACAAGTCTATGCACCCGGTCGTGCCGATCTTGCATCAGCCCGAACCAGCTAAGCGCCTTTACATTGTAGATTTCTAGCTGTCGGCCTCGCCCGGCGTCCGTGCTGATCGCGACCAGGCCACCAGCCCCCGCGCGATGAGGCTCTCGGCCGTGGCGACGACGGTCTCGGCCGCCGGGCGGGGCCGCCGGCCGAGGACCGTCCTGGCCCGCTCGTTGCTCCGTTCGATCTCCCCGGACAGCCGCTCGGCGTGCCGGCGGAACAGGTCGCGCTGCTCGGCGGCCCCCTCCCGCCCGCGGCCGAGTAGCTCCAGGTACCGGCGCATGTCCTCGATCCGCATGCCGGCCGAACGCAGGCACGCCAGCGCCTCCGGCCTGTCCACTCCCTGCCCGTCGTAGCGGCGATGGCCGCTGCCCGGATCACGCTCCACCCGGGCGATCGGCCCATCTGCTCGTAGTCGCGCAGGGTCGGCTCGCTGAGGCCGGTCCGGCGCGCGACCTCTTGGATCGTCAGCCGCCTCACGACGGACTCGGTGCCAGGTGACGTCATGCCTTCCACTGTCGGTCACCTCAAGCGCTTGAAGTCAAACCCCCGCCGCGGGACCCCGGCGCGCCGATCCGGCGGCGCGTGTGGCAGCCTGCAGGAGCCGGGAACGTGACGGAAGGACGCGCGGTGCGGATCCTGCTGGTACGCCCCTCTCACTGGTCCCCCGACGGGCACGCCAACTTCGACGCCGTCGAGGCGGCCTGCGCGGCGCGGCCCCCGCGCACCGGGCGCGACGACGTCGTCCTGCTGCCCGAACTCGTGGGCGGGCGGCTGTCGCGTCCCGACTACCTGGCCAGGCTCCGCGCTCTGGCCGCCGGCACGGGCTCGACCGTGGTCGGCGGATCCCACTACGACGAGACCGGGGCGGCGACGGTCAACCGGGGCGCGGTGGTCGACCCGGCCGGCACGCTACTGGCCGAGTACGGCAAGCGGCATCCGTACGGCGTCGAGCACCGCGCCGGCGTGCGGCCCGGAAGCGCGGGGGACGGCTTCGAGCTGGGCGGCCGGCGGTTACACGTGCTGATCTGCGCCGACCTGTGGTACTCCGCCGACCTGGTCCGGCGGCGGGCGGCGCCCATCGACGTGCTGCTCGTGCCCGCCTTCTCGGTCACCCAGTGGCCCGCCCCGGACCCGGCTCGCCTGCTGTGGCGGCACATGAGCGTCGCGCGGGCGTACGAGTTCATGATGTACGTGGCGGTGAGCGACTGGCACCACGAGGCCGCCTACGACGGGCAGCGCTGCGCCGGTGTCACCGGCGTCGCCGACCCCTGCCCCAGCGTGCCGGGCGACTACTTCACCGCCGGCCCCCAGGCGCCGCTGTGGGTGCGCGACCTCGACTTCGACCGGCTCGACGCCTTCCGCGCCGACCGGACCCGGCGCGGCTTCACCCACGACCGGCCACCGTAAGGCGTCGAAGGGCAGGAGGCCGGGGGCCCCGTCTTCACCAGGACCTCCCCGCGCCGGAGCCCGAGCCACGCCCGCCCGCCGTCGTCGTCCGGCCGTCCCGCTTTCCCGGCGAGGCCGGGGTGCGGCAGCGCGACAGCGCCGTGAAAGCGCCGTGCGACTCCGTCCGCCGAGGATCGCCTTGTGCGTGAACGCGGAGGACGAGATGCGCGATGACAGGGCCGGCACGGCGGTCCGGGAGCCGACCGCCCGCGCGCCGGAACGGGAGCGGTGCGGGTGGGCGCCGGTGGCGGCGCTGGCGATGGGCACGTTCGCGATCGGCACCGACATGTTCGTCGTCGCCGGGATACTCGGCGACATCGCGGCCGACCTCGGGGTCACGACCGGCGCCGCCGGGGTGGTGGTGACGGTGTTCGCGCTGGCGTACGCGATCGGCACGGTGCTGCTCGGCGCGCTGCTCGGGTCGTGGCCGCCGCGGCGGGTGCTGGTCGGCTCGGCGGCGCTGTTCGGGCTGCTGGCCGTGCTGTCGGCCGCCGCCCCGGCGCTGCCCGCCCTGCTGGCCGCCCGGGTGCTGGGTGCGCTCGCCGCGTCGGTGTACGTGCCCGCGGCCGGCGCGGCCGCCGTCGCCGCCGTGCCCGCCGGCCGTCGCGGGCGGGCACTGGGCGTGGTCCTGGCGGGTACGTCGGCCGCCATGGTGGCGGGCGCTCCGCTGGGGGTGCTGCTGGCCTCGGCGCTGTCGTGGCGTGCCGCGTTCGGGCTGGTCGGCGTGCTCGCGGCGGTCACCGTCGCCGGGCTGCTCCGTACCCGGGCCGGGGCCGGGCCGCTCGCGCGCGCGACGGTGGGCGAGCGGCTGCGCCCGCTGCGCTCCCCCGCCTTCGCCGGGGCGCTCGGTGTGACGTTCCTGGTGATGACCGCCTCGTTCGGCATGTACACCTATCTGCCGCTGCTCCTGCCCGCAACCGGACCGGCCGGGATCGGCCTGTTCGTCGGGGCGTTCGGGGCCGGGGGCCTGGTGGGCTCCTGGTGGGGCGGGGCCGCGGCCGACCGCGGTGGAGGCCGGACCGGCGAGCGCGGAGGACCCGGTGGGCGCGGTGGGGTCGTGGCGGCGGTGGGCCTGCTGGGCGCCGGTTTCGTGGCGCTCCCGCACCTGGCGACGACGGTGGCCGGGGCGCTCGCGGTCATGGCCGGGTGGGGCGTGGCGGCCTGGGCGTTCGTGCCCGCGCAGCAGCACCGGCTGCTCGCGCTGGCCGCGGAGCCGGGCCCGTTGCCGCTGGCCCTGAACAGCTCCGCGGTCCAGCTCGGGGCGGCGGCCGGCGCGCTGTCCGGCGGGGTCGTGGTCGACACCGCCGGAGCCGGCCGGCTGTGGCCGCTCGCCGTCGCGTGCTGCGGCGCCGGGCTGGCCGTACACGCGTTCCTCGCCCGAGACACGAACAGACCGGGACACGAACAGGCCGGACACGAACAGGCCGGACACGAGCAGGCCGGACACGAGCAGGCCGGACACGAACAGGAGGGCCGGGAGAGATGACCGAGTCCGAGTCCGACGTCGCCGAGCTGGGCACCATCCTGGGCGTCTGGGCCCACCCGGACGACGAGGCGTACCTGTCCGGCGGGCTGATGGCGATGGCCCGCGACCACGGGTCGCGGGTGGTGTGCGTGACCGCGACCCGCGGCGAGCTCGGCACACCCCACCCCGAGGAGTGGCCGCCGGACCGGCTGGCCGCCGCACGCGCCGGGGAGCTGGCGCGCTGCCTGGAGATCCTCGGGGTGGACGAGCATCACTGGCTCGGCTACCGGGACGGCGGGTGCGCGGCCGCGCCGGCGCCCGCCGCGGTCGCGCGGCTGTGCGACGTCATCGAACGGGTCCGCCCGGACACCGTGCTGACCTTCGGCCCGGACGGCATCACCGGCCACCCGGACCATCAGGCCGTCTCGGCCTGGACGACCGCGGCGTTCGAAAGTTCCGCCCCGCCCGGGGCACGGCTGCTGTACGCGACCTTCGCGGAACGGCGGACCTCGTCCTGGGGAGCGCTCAACGACAGCCTCGGCATCTTCCCGCCGGGATACCCGATCATGACGCCAGGCCACCGGCTGGCGGTCGACCTCGTGCTGGACGCCCGTACCGCGGCGCGCAAGGTGCGTGCCCTGGCGGCGCAGGAGACCCAGACGCGCGAGCTCATCGCGGTCATGGGCGTCGGCCGGTTCACGGCGTGGGTCGGCGACGAGTCGTTCGCCGAACGGCCGGTGCCCGTACCCGATCCACGCCGGTGACCGTCATGAGCCGGACAGGTTCCGCTCGATCGCCTGCCGGGCGACGTCGAGGACGGCGGCCCGGCCGGGAACGGGCGTCGCCGGGTGCGGGCGCGGCGCGACGTCGTGGGCGGGGTTCACCGCGGGAGCGTCGGGAGCCTGACCGGCCGCGGCGTCGATCAGCGCCGCCGGTCCGTCGTCGCCGAGCCGGCGCAGCAGGCCGGCGAGGTTGCGCAGGGTGACCCACAGGTGGGTCCAGTTGCCGTTGCGGGCGAAGTAGTCGATGACGTCGCGGTAGCCGCCGAGCGCCTCGGGGACGCGGCCGGCGGTGGCGCGCACCGTGAGCAGGCCGACGGTCGCGACGCCGACGAGGAAGGTCGCGCCCGAGACGCGGGCCAGGTCGATGGCGCGCAGGTAGTGCCGCTCGGCGGGTTCGCTGTGGCCGGCGGCGTTCTCGATCTCCCCGGCGACGTAGGCGCCCCACGAGCGCATCGTGGGCGACACAGCGGCGGCCAGTCCCCGGTCGTTCAGCCTGCGCGCCTGGCCGAAGTCGCCCGCGTACGCCGTCGCGAGGGCCGCGATGCCGAGGTTCTCCCGGTGCGGGCCGGCCAGGTCGGCCGCGGCCAGGGAGTGCTCGACGACGTCGCCGTAGGCGCCGCGGGCCAGGTCGGCCACCGACAGCACCGACAGGCAGTGCCACGAACCGGGCCCGCCGGCCGCCTTGGCCAGCCCGGCGCGGGCGAGCCGGTCGGCGCGGCGGTAGTCGCCGCGGTGGTAGACGGCCTCCGCCGCCGCTCCGAGCACGGCGGGCGCGCCCGGGTGGGCGGCCAGCGCCGGGTCGCCGGCCAGTTCCTCGGCCCAGTCGCGGAGCTCCACCAGGTCGCGGTAGGCGATCGCCTCGTACAGCGCCACGACCATCGCCACGGCGTCGTCCGGCTCCTCCCTGCGGCGGGCCAGGCGCCAGGCGGCTCGCAGGTTCGGCAGCTCGCGGCGCAGCACGGCGTCGGCCTCCGGCTCCCGTTCGGTGGCCATGGCGGCGTTGATCCAGCCGGCCAGCTCGACGGCCCACCGCAGCACGCACTCGGCCGCGGCCTCGTCCTCGCCCGCCGCCGCCAGCCGGTCCAGCCCGAACGCCCGCAGCGTCTCCAGCATGCGGTAGCGGGTGCCGCCCTCGAACCGGGCGTCGATCATGGAGGTGTCGACGAGCCGGGCCAGCGCGCTGCCGGGGTCGCTCCGCAGGCCCAGGCCGGCCGCGAGCCGTTCGGCGGTGTCGAGGTCGACGCCGTCGGGGAAGACCGACAGGTGCCGGAACAGCCGCCGTTCGTCCTCGTCGAGCAGCCGGTACGACCACTCGATCGTCGCGCGCAGCGTCCGGTGCCGGGTGTCGGCGCTCGGCGTGCCGCCGCCGAGCAGGTCGAGCGAGCGGTCGAGGCGGCCGCACAGGTCCGTCAGCGAGAACGTGGACAGCCGGCCGGCGGCGAGCTCGATGGCCAGCGGCATCCCGTCGAGACGGCGCACGATGTCGGCGACCGTGCGCAGCTCGGCCGGTGTCGGGGGCGGGCCGGGGCGTACCCGGCGGGCCCGGTCGAGGAAGAGCGCCACGGACGGGACCCGCGTGGGGTCCTCGCCGGAGTGCGGCAGCGGGAGCGGGGCCAGCCGTGAGACGTGTTCGGCCGCGAGGCCCAGAGGTTCGCGGCTGGTGGCCAGCACGGAGATGCGGGGGCAGCAGGAGAGGATCACCCCTGCCAGGTCGCGGACGCCGTCGAGCAGGTGCTCGCAGTTGTCGATCACCAGCAGGCCGGGCTGGTCGCCCAGCAGGGCGACGCAGGCGGACAGGACGTCGCCGTGCGTGACCCTCAGGTTCAGGGCCGCGGCCAGCGCGTGGGGGATGGCGGCGGGGTCGGTGACCGGCGCGAGCGGCAGCACCGCCGCGCCGCTCTGCCGGGCGACCTCCAGGGCGACCCGGGTCTTGCCGACGCCGCCCGGCCCGGCGAGCGTGACCAGCCGTTCGGTGGCCAGCAGCCGGTGCAGGTCCGCGACCTCCTGTTCGCGCCCGATCAGCCGCGTCGCCGGCCCCCCGCGCGCTTCGGGCCCGGCACGCGCTCGGGACGTGGGCTCTCGGGAGGTGGGCTCTCGGGATGGGGTGGGCTGCGGCGCGGCGGTTCCGTCGAGGATCTCGTGTTCGAGCTCTCCCAGGGCGGGTGACGGGTCGAGGCCGGTCTCGTCCACCAGCCGCCGCCGGTACCCGCGGGCGACGCGCAGCGCCTCGGGCGCCTGCCCGGTGGCCGCCAGCGCCCGCATGAGCAGCAGGACCGCGGGCTCCCGCAGCGGATCGGCGGCCGCCGACGCGGCCGCGCAGCTCAGCACCCGCTCGGCCTGTCCCGCGTCGACGGCGGCCGCCACCAGCGCGTCGGTCACCTCCCGGTGCAACTGCGCGTACTCCTCCACCGCGGCGGCGATCGGCTCGACCTCGGTGAGGCCCGCCAGCACCGGCCCCCGCCACAGCCCGTGCGCCTCCTCCAGCAGGGCGAACGCGCCGGCCGGGTCCCGCCGCGCCGTCGTGCGCGCCGTGGCGAGCAACGCCCGCGCCCGCGCCACGTCGAGCTCGTCGCGTCCCAGGTCTAGCCGGTAGCCGTCGGGCCGCCGCGCCAGCCGGTCCGCCGCCGGTCCGAGGTGCCCGCGCAGCCGTGACACGTGGTTGTGCAGGGCCTGACGCCCCGACTCCGGCACCTCCGACGGCCACAGCGCGTCCACGAGCCGGTCCACCGTCACGATCCGGCCCTCGGCGAGCGCGAGCAGCGCGAGGACCGCACGCCGCTTCGGACCTGGTACGTCCACCGGCGTGCCGTCGACGGACAGCCGCAGCGGCCCGAGCACCTCGACCCGGACCGGCGGCGGTCGGTTGGCTGCCATGCCCCCTCCCCTCTCCAGCATGCCCGTGACCAGGAGGAGCGCGCCCCGTCAGCACGACGATAGCCCGTGCCGGAGCCATGGACAGCGGCTCCTCCGGCGGGCAACGCCACCCCATGAGACGATTCGTCGCGACATGTACTGATCACCACCGTGGGGGAAAGATGTTCGCGGTATCCCTGGGCGATGACGGCGCGGAGCTCCGGCCCCTCGAACCGTGGCGGGACGAGGAGTTCCTGGCCCACATGGACCGGGGGCGGGAGTTCATCGGGCGGTACGTCGGGCTGGCCGACGTGGTCACCGACCTGGCGTCGAGCCGCTCGTTCCTCCAGTCGTACGCCGCGAAGGCCGCGGCCGACACCGGGCGGATCTACGGCATATGGACGGACGACAAGC from Nonomuraea muscovyensis includes the following:
- a CDS encoding carbon-nitrogen hydrolase family protein — protein: MTEGRAVRILLVRPSHWSPDGHANFDAVEAACAARPPRTGRDDVVLLPELVGGRLSRPDYLARLRALAAGTGSTVVGGSHYDETGAATVNRGAVVDPAGTLLAEYGKRHPYGVEHRAGVRPGSAGDGFELGGRRLHVLICADLWYSADLVRRRAAPIDVLLVPAFSVTQWPAPDPARLLWRHMSVARAYEFMMYVAVSDWHHEAAYDGQRCAGVTGVADPCPSVPGDYFTAGPQAPLWVRDLDFDRLDAFRADRTRRGFTHDRPP
- a CDS encoding MFS transporter; this translates as MRDDRAGTAVREPTARAPERERCGWAPVAALAMGTFAIGTDMFVVAGILGDIAADLGVTTGAAGVVVTVFALAYAIGTVLLGALLGSWPPRRVLVGSAALFGLLAVLSAAAPALPALLAARVLGALAASVYVPAAGAAAVAAVPAGRRGRALGVVLAGTSAAMVAGAPLGVLLASALSWRAAFGLVGVLAAVTVAGLLRTRAGAGPLARATVGERLRPLRSPAFAGALGVTFLVMTASFGMYTYLPLLLPATGPAGIGLFVGAFGAGGLVGSWWGGAAADRGGGRTGERGGPGGRGGVVAAVGLLGAGFVALPHLATTVAGALAVMAGWGVAAWAFVPAQQHRLLALAAEPGPLPLALNSSAVQLGAAAGALSGGVVVDTAGAGRLWPLAVACCGAGLAVHAFLARDTNRPGHEQAGHEQAGHEQAGHEQAGHEQEGRER
- a CDS encoding PIG-L deacetylase family protein, which gives rise to MTESESDVAELGTILGVWAHPDDEAYLSGGLMAMARDHGSRVVCVTATRGELGTPHPEEWPPDRLAAARAGELARCLEILGVDEHHWLGYRDGGCAAAPAPAAVARLCDVIERVRPDTVLTFGPDGITGHPDHQAVSAWTTAAFESSAPPGARLLYATFAERRTSSWGALNDSLGIFPPGYPIMTPGHRLAVDLVLDARTAARKVRALAAQETQTRELIAVMGVGRFTAWVGDESFAERPVPVPDPRR
- a CDS encoding BTAD domain-containing putative transcriptional regulator, whose translation is MAANRPPPVRVEVLGPLRLSVDGTPVDVPGPKRRAVLALLALAEGRIVTVDRLVDALWPSEVPESGRQALHNHVSRLRGHLGPAADRLARRPDGYRLDLGRDELDVARARALLATARTTARRDPAGAFALLEEAHGLWRGPVLAGLTEVEPIAAAVEEYAQLHREVTDALVAAAVDAGQAERVLSCAAASAAADPLREPAVLLLMRALAATGQAPEALRVARGYRRRLVDETGLDPSPALGELEHEILDGTAAPQPTPSREPTSREPTSRARAGPEARGGPATRLIGREQEVADLHRLLATERLVTLAGPGGVGKTRVALEVARQSGAAVLPLAPVTDPAAIPHALAAALNLRVTHGDVLSACVALLGDQPGLLVIDNCEHLLDGVRDLAGVILSCCPRISVLATSREPLGLAAEHVSRLAPLPLPHSGEDPTRVPSVALFLDRARRVRPGPPPTPAELRTVADIVRRLDGMPLAIELAAGRLSTFSLTDLCGRLDRSLDLLGGGTPSADTRHRTLRATIEWSYRLLDEDERRLFRHLSVFPDGVDLDTAERLAAGLGLRSDPGSALARLVDTSMIDARFEGGTRYRMLETLRAFGLDRLAAAGEDEAAAECVLRWAVELAGWINAAMATEREPEADAVLRRELPNLRAAWRLARRREEPDDAVAMVVALYEAIAYRDLVELRDWAEELAGDPALAAHPGAPAVLGAAAEAVYHRGDYRRADRLARAGLAKAAGGPGSWHCLSVLSVADLARGAYGDVVEHSLAAADLAGPHRENLGIAALATAYAGDFGQARRLNDRGLAAAVSPTMRSWGAYVAGEIENAAGHSEPAERHYLRAIDLARVSGATFLVGVATVGLLTVRATAGRVPEALGGYRDVIDYFARNGNWTHLWVTLRNLAGLLRRLGDDGPAALIDAAAGQAPDAPAVNPAHDVAPRPHPATPVPGRAAVLDVARQAIERNLSGS